Proteins encoded in a region of the Suncus etruscus isolate mSunEtr1 chromosome 1, mSunEtr1.pri.cur, whole genome shotgun sequence genome:
- the FZD1 gene encoding frizzled-1 encodes MPNLLGHTNQEDAGLEVHQFYPLVKVQCSAELKFFLCSMYAPVCTVLEQALPPCRSLCERARQGCEALMNKFGFQWPDTLKCEKFPVHGAGELCVGQNTSDKGTPTPSLLPEFWTSNPQHGGGGYRGGGFPGGGGAGPAERGKFSCPRALKVPTYLNYHFLGEKDCGAPCEPSKVYGLMYFGPEELRFSRTWIGIWSVLCCASTLFTVLTYLVDMRRFSYPERPIIFLSGCYTAVAVAYIAGFLLEDRVVCNDKFSDEGARTVAQGTKKEGCTILFMMLYFFSMASSIWWVILSLTWFLAAGMKWGHEAIEANSQYFHLAAWAVPAIKTITILALGQVDGDVLSGVCFVGLNNVDALRGFVLAPLFVYLFIGTSFLLAGFVSLFRIRTIMKHDGTKTEKLEKLMVRIGVFSVLYTVPATIVIACYFYEQAFRDQWERSWVAQSCKSYAIPCPHLQAGGGAPPHPPMSPDFTVFMIKYLMTLIVGITSGFWIWSGKTLNSWRKFYTRLTNSKQGETTV; translated from the coding sequence ATGCCCAACCTGCTGGGCCACACGAACCAGGAGGACGCGGGCCTCGAGGTGCACCAGTTCTACCCGCTGGTGAAGGTGCAGTGCTCGGCCGAGCTCAAGTTCTTCCTGTGCTCCATGTACGCGCCCGTGTGCACCGTGCTGGAGCAGGCGCTGCCGCCCTGCCGCTCCCTGTGCGAGCGCGCGCGCCAGGGCTGCGAGGCGCTCATGAACAAGTTCGGCTTCCAGTGGCCCGACACGCTCAAGTGCGAGAAGTTCCCGGTGCACGGCGCGGGCGAGCTGTGCGTGGGCCAGAACACGTCGGACAAGGGCACGCCGACGCCCTCGCTGCTGCCCGAGTTCTGGACCAGCAACCCGCAGCACGGCGGCGGGGGCTACCGCGGCGGCGGCTTCCCCGGAGGAGGAGGCGCGGGCCCGGCGGAGCGCGGCAAGTTCTCCTGCCCGCGCGCCCTCAAGGTGCCCACCTACCTCAACTACCACTTCCTGGGCGAGAAGGACTGCGGCGCGCCCTGCGAGCCGTCCAAGGTGTACGGGCTCATGTACTTCGGGCCCGAGGAGCTGCGCTTCTCGCGCACCTGGATCGGCATCTGGTCGGTGCTGTGCTGCGCCTCCACGCTCTTCACCGTGCTCACCTACCTGGTGGACATGCGGCGCTTCAGCTACCCCGAGCGGCCCATCATCTTCCTGTCCGGCTGCTACACGGCCGTGGCCGTGGCCTACATCGCCGGCTTCCTGCTGGAGGACCGGGTGGTGTGCAACGACAAGTTTTCCGACGAAGGGGCGCGCACCGTGGCGCAGGGCACCAAGAAGGAGGGCTGCACCATCCTCTTCATGATGCTCTACTTCTTCAGCATGGCCAGCTCCATCTGGTGGGTGATCCTCTCGCTCACCTGGTTCCTGGCGGCCGGCATGAAGTGGGGCCACGAGGCCATCGAAGCCAATTCGCAGTACTTCCACCTGGCCGCCTGGGCCGTGCCGGCCATCAAGACCATCACCATCCTGGCCCTGGGCCAGGTGGACGGCGACGTGCTCAGCGGGGTGTGCTTTGTGGGGCTCAACAACGTGGACGCTCTGCGCGGCTTCGTGCTGGCGCCCCTCTTCGTGTACCTCTTCATCGGCACCTCCTTCTTGCTGGCCGGCTTCGTGTCTCTCTTCCGCATCCGCACGATCATGAAGCACGACGGCACCAAGACTGAAAAGCTGGAGAAACTCATGGTGCGTATTGGCGTCTTCTCGGTACTCTACACGGTGCCGGCCACCATCGTCATTGCCTGCTACTTCTACGAGCAGGCCTTCCGGGACCAGTGGGAGCGCAGCTGGGTGGCCCAGAGCTGCAAAAGCTACGCCATCCCCTGCCCCCACCTCCAGGCCGGCGGGGGTGCCCCTCCGCACCCCCCCATGAGCCCCGACTTCACCGTCTTCATGATCAAGTACCTGATGACATTGATCGTGGGCATCACGTCGGGCTTCTGGATCTGGTCTGGCAAAACCCTAAATTCCTGGAGGAAGTTCTACACCAGGCTCACCAACAGCAAACAGGGGGAGACCACGGTCTGA